GTAGCCGTTGCGGATGCCGCCGTCCGACAGGGTGACGAAGAGCGGGTTGCGGTCGTGCAGCACGTTCACTTCCAGCCGGTCGCGCGTCAGCAGCGCATAGAGAAGCCCGACGCCGACCAGCGACCAGGCCGCGAAATAGACCAGCGTGCGCGGGCGGAAGATCTTGCGGATGTGGAAGTGCGCAAGCCTGTCGGAGAGCTTGCCGCCGGCATCGCGCACCCGCGTCGGGTCGATGGCGCTCGTGCCGCCGGCGGTGGCGACCGCCATGTTGGCGTTGTAGTCGGCGAGCGTCGCATAGGAGATCAGGCCGCGCTCGCGGCCGAGCTTGTCCATCACGCCGTCGCAGGCGTCGATGCAGAGCGCGCAGGTGATGCATTCGAGCTGCTGGCCGTCGCGGATGTCGATGCCCATCGGGCAGACGGCGACGCAGGCGTTGCAGTCGACGCAGTCGCCGACGCTCTGGCCGGCGGCGGCAGCCTTCTTGGCATGGCGCGAGCGCGGCTCGCCGCGCCAGTCGTTGTAGGTGACGGTGAGCGAGTTCTCGTCGAGCATCGCCGCCTGGATGCGCGGCCAGGGGCACATATAGGTGCACACCTGCTCGCGCATCAGGCCGCCGAACGTGTAGGTGGTGGCGGTGAGGACCGCGACGGTGATGTAGGCGATGGGCGCGGCCTGGCCGGTGAAGACGTCGACGAACAGGGTCGGCGCATCGGCGAAGTAGAAGATCCAGGCGCCGCCGGTCGCAACCGCGATGGCGAGCCAGACGGAGTGCTTGGCGACGCGCTTGATGACCTTGTCGACGGTCCACGGCCCGGCGTCGAGCTTCATGCGGGCGTTGCGGTCGCCCTCGATGGCGCGCTCGACGACGAGGAAGAGGTCGACCCACACCGTCTGCGGGCAGGTGTAGCCGCACCAGGCGCGGCCGACGGCGGACGTGATCAGGAACAGGCCGACGCCCGCCATGACCAGCAGGCCGGCGACGATGAAGAATTCCTGCGGCCAGATCTCGATGAAGAAGAAGTAGAAGCGCCGGTTCGCCATGTCGATCAGCACCGCCTGGTCGGGCGCGAAGGGCCCGCGGTCCCAGCGCAGCCAGGGCGTGAGATAGTAGATGCCGAGCGTGATCAGCATCACGATCCACTTGAAGCGCCTGAAGGCGCCGGTCGCGCGCTTGGGGAAGATCTTCTTGCGCGGCGCATAGAGCGGCTGGCGCACCTTGGCCGAGTTCACCGGCGAGGCTTCGAGGCGCTCGATCTCCGTTTCCCGGTCGAGCTTGGATATCACGGTCATGGCATCACACAGGCGAGGGCTGGTCTGTGTGCCCAATCGCACGGGCGGCGGCGTCGAACCTTGATCAGGATCAACATGCAGGATGCGGAACAGGCGTGGACAGAGCGGACATACTCAAACAAAGTATGGAGGGGGCTTCATTCCCGAGCAGACCGAGGGGTATCAAATGACTGCTGTTATCGGTTTCCTGAACACGATTTTCTGGGGGTATGTGCTGATCTACGGCCTTCTGGCCGTGGGTGTCTTCTTCACCATCAGGCTCAAATTCATTCAGTTCGTCCATTTCGGTGAAATGTTCCGCGCGGTGCGCGGCTCCAATGCGGCCGACAAGTCCGGCATCACGCCGTTCCAGGCGCTGTGCACCAGCCTCGCCTCGCGCGTCGGCACCGGCAATATCGCCGGCGTCGCGGTGGCGCTCTATCTCGGCGGGCCGGGCGCGATCTTCTGGATGTGGATGGTCGCGCTCGTCGGCATGGCGACCGCCTATTCCGAGAGTACGCTGGCGCAGCTCTACAAGGTGCGCAACGAGGAGGGGCAGTATCGCGGCGGGCCGGCCTTCTACATCGCAAGGGGTCTCGGCATGCCGTGGGCAGGCGCGATCTTCTCGATCTGCCTGATCCTCGCCTTCGGGCTCGTGTTCAACGCCGTGCAGGCGAACTCGATCGCCGACGCGATGGAAGGCGCGTTCGGCCTGCCGAAGCTCGCGACGGGCATCGTGGTGGCGGCGATCACCGGCGTGGTCATCTTCGGCGGCATAAGGCAGATCGCCCGGGTGGCCGAGATCGTCGTGCCGTTCATGGCAATCGTCTACCTGCTGATGGCGATCTATGTGCTGATCGTCCATTTCGCCGATGTCCCCGGCGTCATCGGCATGATCGTCAGCAATGCCTTCGGCATCGGCGAGGCCGCGGCCGGCTTCACCGGCGGGCTCGCGGCCGCGATGCTCAACGGCGTCAAGCGCGGCCTGTTCTCCAACGAGGCGGGCATGGGCTCGGCGCCGAACATCGCCGCCGTCGCGACGCCCGATCCGCATCATCCTTCCTCGCAGGGCTTCGTGCAGGCGCTGGGCGTGTTCATCGACACGATCCTGATCTGCACGGCGACCGCGATCATGATCCTGCTGTCGGGCGCGCTGGTGCCGGATTCGGGCGTCACCGGCACGCAGCTGACCCAGGCGGCCATGCAGGCGCATATCGGCTCGGCCGGCGTCGCCTTCATCGCGGTGGCGATCTTCTTCTTCGCCTTCACCTCGATCATCGGCAATTACTCCTATTCGGAGAATGCGATGACGTTCCTCGGCGTGGGCACCGGAACACCGGTGATGATCCTGCGTGCCGCGGTGCTGGCGATGGTCCTGTGGGGATCGCTGCAGACCGTCGCGACCGTGTTCGACGCGGCGGATGCGTCGATGGGGCTGATGGCGACGATCAACCTGATCGCGATCGTGCTCCTGTCGGGGACGGTGGCGAAGCTGACGAAGGACTACTTCGACCAGAAGAAGCAAGGCCGGCAGCCGACCTTCGACGCGGCGATGTATCCGGAGCTGAAGGGGCAGATCGAGGCCGACATCTGGTCGCAGAAGTCCTGACGCCAAAGCAAAAGGCCCGGCAGCGATGCCGGGCCTCTGCGCTGGGCCGGAAGCCGGAGGGCAATCGCCCTCACAAATGCCCTCCGTCGGCTATTCGCCGCCGCCCAGCGAATGGACGTAGACCGTCAGTTCCTTGACCGTGGTCTCGCCGAGACGTCCCGCCCAGGCCGGCATGATGCCGTGCCTGGGCGTGGCGATCTGCGCGGCGATCGCCGCCTCGTCCTTGCCGCGCAACCAGATCGCGTCCGTCAGGTTCGGCGCGCCGAGGTCACGCATGCCCTTGGCGTCCTCGCCGTGGCAGGAGGCGCAGTTGTCGGCGAAGACCGTCTTGCCGGGCTCGACGAGCGCGGGGTTCGACGGCGTGCCGCTGAGGCTGACCACGAAGGCTGCGGCGGCCGCTATCTGCTCCTTGTCGAGGGCGTCGGCGAAGGCAGGCATTTCCGAGAAGCGTGTCGCGTCGTCGGCGGTGAAGCGGATGCCGTGGCTGATCGTGGTCAGGATGTCCTCCGGCTTGCCGCCCCACAGCCAGTCGTCGTCGTTGAGGTTCGGATAGCCGGCCGAGCCGGAGGCGCCCGAGCCGTGGCACTGGACGCAGTTGACCTTGAAGGCGGCGGCACCGGCCGAGGTGGCGAACAGCCTGAGCTTCTCGTCGGCCAGGATCTCGTCGATCGGCTTCGACGCGATCGCAGCCGCATACTCGCCCTTGGCGGCCTGCGCCGCCGCGAGCTCGTTCTTGATCTCGACGCGGCTCGAATAGCCGAGCACGCCCTTGGTGGCGGAGCTGAGCATCGGCCAGGCCGGATAGGCGATGGTGTAGGCGAGCGCCCACAGGATCGTGGCGTAGAAGGTCCAGACCCACCACCTGGGCAGCGGGTTGTTCAGCTCCCGGATGCCATCCCACTCGTGTCCGGTCGTGTCGACCCCGGAAAGTTCGTCGATGTGCTTCTCGCTCATGTCAGTCGTCCTTGAGAGGAATTTGCGCCGCTTCCTCGGAGGCCTTGCGGCTGCCGGGGCGGAACGCGAAGAGGATCACGCCGATGAAGAAGACGGTCATCGCGGCGAGCGCCCAGCTGTCGGCGAATTCGCGCATCACGGTGTAGGTTTCCATGATCGCCTCCTATCGCGCGCCGGCGGTGTCGTCGTAGGTCGAGAAGTCGACCAGCGTGCCGAGCATCTGGAGATAGGCGACCAGCGCGTCCATCTCGGTCACCGCGCCGGGATTGCCGTCGAAATCGCCCACCTTCGCCTTCGGATACCGCTCCAGCAGCGCGGACGTGTCCGCGTTGGGATCGGACTGGGCGAGGAGGTCCGCCTGGGCGTTTTCGATCATGGCTTCGGTGTACGGCACGCCGACGCGGGTGTTGGCCACCAGATGCGTCGAGATCTGCGACGGTTCGATCGTCACCGAGGACAGGAACGAATAGCTCGGCATGATCGATTCCGGCACGACCGAGCGCGGTTCGGTCAGGTGCTGGACGTGCCACTCGTTCGAGTAGCGGTCGCCGACACGGGCAAGGTCCGGGCCGGAGCGCTTGGAGCCCCACTGGAACGGATGGTCGTACATCGATTCCGCGGCCAGGCTGTAATGGCCGTAGCGCTCGACCTCGTCGCGGAAGGGGCGGATCATCTGCGAGTGGCAGACGTAGCAGCCCTCGCGGATGTAGATGTTGCGCCCGGTAAGCTCCAGCGGCGAGTAGGGCCGCATCCCCTCCACCTTCTCGATCGTGTTCTCGAGGTAGAAGAGCGGGGCGATCTCGACGATGCCGCCGACGGTGACCACCAGGAGAGAACCCACGAGGAGGAGGGTCGCGTTCTTCTCAAGGATGGCGTGCTTGTCAATCAGTGCCATGGTCGGCTCCTATTCGGCAGGCTGGAGGGCAGGCGCGGGGGAGGCGGCGCTGCCGCCGATCGGCTCTTCCTCGCGCTGACGACCGAGGATGGTCATCGTGATGTTGAAAGCCATGATCAGCGCGCCGGTGAGGTAGAGGACGCCGCCGAGCGCACGCATGACGTAGTATGGATGCATGGCCGCGACCGTCTCGGCGAAGGAGTAGACCAGGAAGCCCTGATCGTCGTATTCGCGCCACATCAGGCCCTGCATGATGCCCGACACCCACATCACGGCCGCGTAGACCACGATGCCGAGGGTGGCGAGCCAGAAGTGCCACGTCACCATGCGGACCGAGTAGAGCCGCTCGCGGTTCCACAGCTTCGGCACCATGTAGTAGATGGCGGCGAAGGAGATCAGGCCGACCCAGCCGAGCGCACCGGAATGCACGTGGCCGATGGTCCAGTCGGTGTAGTGGCTCAGCGAGTTGACCGCCTTGATCGACATCACCGGACCCTCGAAGGTCGACATGCCGTAGAAGGCGATCGCCATCACCATCATGCGGATGATCGGATCGGTGCGGATCTTGTCCCAGGCGCCCGAGAGCGTCATCAGGCCGTTGATCATGCCGCCCCACGAGGGCATCCACAGCATGATCGAGAACACCATGCCGAGCGTCTGCGCCCAGTCGGGCAGAGCCGTGTAGTGCAGGTGATGCGGGCCGGCCCAGATGTAGAGGAAGATCAGCGCCCAGAAGTGGATGATCGACAGCCGGTAGGAATAGACCGGGCGGTTGGCCTGCTTCGGCACGAAGTAGTACATCATGCCGAGGAAGCCGGCGGTGAGGAAGAAGCCGACCGCGTTGTGGCCGTACCACCACTGGGTCAGCGCATCCTGCACGCCCGAGAAGGCCGAGTAGCTCTTGATGCCCGTGATCGAGACCGGCACCGCCAGGTTGTTCACCACATGCAGCATCGCGATCGTCACGATGAAGGACAGGTAGAACCAGTTGGCGACGTAGATATGCGGTTCCTTGCGCTTCAGGATCGTGCCGAGGAACACGACGAGATAGGCGACCCAGACGATCGTCAGCCAGAGGTCGACATACCATTCGGGCTCGGCATATTCGCGGCTCTGCGTGATGCCGAGCAGGTAGCCGGTGGCCGCCATGACGATGAAGAGCTGGTAGCCCCAGAACACGAACCAGGCGAGGTCGCCGCCGAACAGGCGCGCGCGGCTGGTGCGCTGCACGACGTAGAAGGAGGTGGCGATGAGCGCGTTGCCGCCGAAGGCGAAGATGACCGCCGACGTGTGCAGCGGCCGCATCCGGCCGAAGTTGAACCAGGGCTCGATGTTGAGATCCGGATAGGCGAGCTGCAGCGCCACGACGACGCCGACCAGAAAGCCCACCACGCCCCAGAACATGGTGGCGATCGCGCCGTAGCGGATCGGCCCGTCCAGATAGGCTGAAGGATCGGCGGGCGCGGCCGGCGAAAGCGCGGTCGTGCGCATCAGCACGATCGTGCTCGCGCCGAGCACGAAGAACAGCACCCACATGTGTTGCGCGAAAAGATTGTCGGTGGCGAAAGCCGCGCCGAGCAGCGCGACGAAGGCGAAGAGCCCGACGCCGATGATGTGTGGTCCGTATCTCATGGAAGGTCCCCGGCTTAACGCATGGGACGAGCCCATGCTTCGGGAGCCTCATCGCGCGGAGCGGCGGACGATGCCTTGATCCATGTCAAGGTTGCGCCACCGGACGCGCTGCACAGTCCGGCCATCGCCTGCATCAGCCGGAGTCCGCGATGAACATCACGAGGTCGAAGCCTGCCGAGGCATGCGGCGTGTCGCCCGCCTGCCCTCTGTCGGCCGCCTGCGTGCCCGATCAGGCCATGCCGTGCGAGGACGTCTCGCATATCCATGACGAGAAGCTGGCGCTGTGCGACGCGCTGGAGGCGATCGCCGATTCACTGCCCGGACAGGTCGACCGCTTCGAATGCCTGCGCGTCGGCGCGATCCTGGCGCCGGCGATCCGCCGCAGCCATGCCTTCGAGGAAAGCAGGATCTTCCCCGTCTTCGAGACGGCGTCCGCCGTGCCGGGCCGGGCGGGCTCGGTGGCGCGGCTGAAGGCCGAGCACCTGGCCGACGAATGCGCGGCGGCCGACGTGTCCGAGGAACTGCTGCGGGTCGGCCATGGCGGCGAGATCGGCAACCCGGAAGCGCTCGGCTTCATGCTGCGGGCGCTGTTCGAGGCGATGCGCCGCCATGTCGCCTTCGAGCGCGAGCACATCATGCCCGCGATCGGCCGGCTCGAAAGCCCAAGCTTAGACCGCGCCGGCTGAGAGCTTGTCCCGCCATTCGGCCGCCTTGGCGCGCAACACCTTGTCGGCGGTGAAGCCGAGCGTGTCGTCGTCCACCAGTTCCAGCGGTTCGAGCGAGAAGGCATCCTCGCCGTCGCGGGTCCACGCGGCCTGCAGCGCCTTGTTCATATGGCCGCCGGCGCGCAGCGTGAACCAGATGCGGTTGCGGATCGTGTCGATGTCGGGCGTGTGCCCGACCCATGCCTCGCCCGAGCCGGCCGAGCGCACGACATAGATGGCGGCGACGCTTTCCCGCTTCTTGTAGGCCGCGACCGCGGCGCGCCTGGCTTCGCGTTCCATGACAGAACTCCTTTTCCTGCGGCGGCAGATAGGGGGAGCCGAGGAAACTGTCAATATTACCCGGATAAAATTTGACACGCCAAATCCCGGCCGTTAGAAGGCGGCAGGAGACGAACATGGACGACAGCCAGAGACTGACGGTTTTCGAGGGCGACGGGGTCGCTTTCTCCGGCCCGGCCGACGAGGCGGGCCGCTGGGTCCGCGCCGCGCTGCGGTCCGATCCCGGCAGGATCTTCCTTGCCCTGGACGAGGCCGACGGCCGCGTGGTGGACATCGACCTGCGCGAAGAGGCCGCGCAGCCGCCGCGCGGGCGAGGCCGGCCGAAGCTCGGCGTCTCGGCGCGGGAGGTGACGCTGCTGCCCCGCCACTGGGACTGGCTGGCCGCCCAGCCGGGCGGCGCTTCGGTGACGCTCAGGCGCTTGGTCGAGGAGGCGCGCCGGTCGGACGCCCAGGCCGCGCATATCGCGCGCGAGGCCGCCTACCGCGCCATGACCACGCTCGCCGGCGACCGGCCGGGCTACGAGGAGGCGGTGCGGGCGCTCTATGCGGGGGAGGCAGAGCGGTTTCGGGAGCTGACCGGAGCGTGGCCGCCCGACATCCGGGATTTCGTGCAGCGGGTGGCGGCGGTCGGCTAAGCCGCCGAACGCATCGCTGCTCCCGGTTCGCCGGCGCGCAGCGTCAGCACAGATACGCCGGAGGCGGTGACGGCGACGGTGTGCTCGAACTGGGCGGACAGGGTCCCGTCCCGCGTCACGACGGTCCAGCCGTCGGCCTCGGTCCTGACGCTGCGGCGGCCGCGGTTGAGCATCGGCTCGATGGTGAAGACCATGCCTTCGCGCAGCGTCAGCCCGGTTCCCGGCCTGCCGAAGTGCACGACTTGCGGCTCCTCGTGCATCTGGCGACCGATGCCGTGGCCGCAATATTCGTGCACCACGGAATAGCCGTTCTTCTTGGCGTGCCGTTCGATCGCCCAGCCGATGTCGCCGAGCCGCGCGCCGGGGCGGACCGCGCGGATGCCCAGCCACATCGCCTCGTAGGTGGTCTGGACCAGCTTCCTTGCCGCCGGGTTCACCTCGCCGACGAGATAGGTCTTGCTGGAATCGGCAATGTAGCCGTTCTTTTCCAGCGTGATGTCGAAATTGACGATGTCGCCGTCGCGCAGCACGTCCGTCTTCGACGGCACGCCGTGGCAGACCACCTCGTTCAGCGAGGAATTCAGCACGAAGCCGTAGCCGTACTGGCCCTTGCTCGCGGGGCGGGCCTGAAGGTCGTGGACGATGAAATGCTCGACCATGTCGTTGACGTCGAGTGTCGACAGGCCGGCGAGCGGGGTCCGGTCCAGCAGTTCGAAGACGGAGGCGAGCAACCGGCCGGATTCGGCCAGCAGCGCCAGTTCTCGCGGCTGCTTGGTCATGCTTCGCCGACCGCCAGCGACTGTGCCGACACGCCGGCGGAACTGAGCTCGCGGGCGATGATCTCGCCGAAGCTGAGCGTCGGATTGGTCTCGCACAGCATGCCGATCCTGATCCAGTAGACCGCCTGCGCATTGATCGAGCGGCACGACACCTTGCTCGCGCGTCGAAGCTGATCGTGCAGATCGTCGTCTATGTTCACGATGCCCATCGGGGCGCTCCATATATGGTTCGTATATGAAGCGTATATAGGTCGTATAGGGAGATGCCAAGAGGGCGTTCGGCTTGGCTTGGTATCCCGCGCGGAGTGGCCCGCCGCTCAGCTTCCGGCGCGGATCTCGAGCCGTTCGAGGTCCGGCACGACGACATGGCGGTTGTTCTCGATGACGATCACGCCATCGGTGCGGAGCTTGGTGATCTGCCGGCTGACCGTCTCGATGGTGAGCCCGAGGAAGTCGGCGATGTCGGCGCGCGTCATCGGCAGGTCGAAGGTCGCCGACGCCTCGTCCGGCTCGGCGGACGGGTCGATGTGGCGCGCGATCATCAGGAGGTAGCTCGCGACCTTCTCGGCGGCGGTCTTGCGGCCGAGCGTGACCATCCAGTCGCGCGCCTCGTCGAGCTCCTTCAGCGTCTGTTCGAGCAGCTTGTGCTCAAGGCCTGGCGATTCCCGGATCATCCTGTCGATCGTGGACCTGGGGAAGGAGCACAGCTGCACCGGCGTCGCCGCCTCGGCGGTGATGCGGCTCTCCGCCTTGAAGGGACGGCCGAGGAAGTCGGGCGCGAACTGCAGGCCGACGATCTGCTGCCGTCCGTCGGCGAGCGTCTTGGTGAGCTTCACCACGCCGGACAGGATGTTCGAATAGCTCTCGATCCGCTCGGCGTCGGCGACGAGCTCCTGGCCCTCGGCGGCCTTGTGCTTCCACGAGGTCTTCGACAGCGCGGTGAGCTGCTCGGGCGTCAGCGCGCCGCAGATGCCGCGGTGCCGCGCCTCGCAGGACAGACAGAGCACGGGCGTTCCGTCGGTGTGTACGTCTTTTCTCAGGTTCTGCGTGCCCATCATCGCCTCGCCCCTTGAGTTAACACCTCGGTGCGTCTTTCGCGCTGCGGCAGACTGTCAGACCCTTCCGAACCTTGATCCACGTCAACGTGCAGAGCGGGCAAATGGTGCATCTTGCAGGCGAACAGAGGATCAGGACGTGACTTTCGCCCAGACCAGTCGCCTTGCCGAGACCGCGCCGCGTTACACCAGCTATCCGACAGCGCCGCATTTCCACCCCGGCATCGACGAGGAGGCGGTGACGCGCTGGATCGACGCGATCCCCGACGGCGACGCGGTGTCGCTCTATCTCCACATCCCGTTTTGCGACCGGCTCTGCTGGTTCTGTGCCTGCCACACCAAGCAGACGCTGCGCTACGAGCCGGTGTCCCGCTTCCTGCGCTCGCTGCATGCCGAGATCGAGACCGTCGCGGCGGGCATCGGCACGCGCACCCGCATCGCCGCGATCCATTTCGGCGGCGGCTCGCCGACCATGCTGGCGCCCGCCGACTTCCGCGAGCTGATGGCCCGCATCAGGGCCGGCTTCAACGGCGCCGACACGGCCGAGCTGTCGGTCGAGATCGACCCCAACGACATGACGGACGAGAAGCTGGACGTGATGGCCGGCGCCGGACTGACCCGCGCCAGCCTCGGCGTGCAGGACTTCGATCCCAGGGTGCAGCGCGCGATCAACCGCGAACAGTCGTTCGAGCTGACGCGCGCGGTCGTGGAAGGGTTGCGCAACCGCGGCGTCGGCTCGCTCAATCTCGACCTCATCTACGGCCTGCCGCACCAGACGGTCGACAGCGTCATGGCCACGGTCGGCCAGGCGCTGACGCTCAGGCCCGACCGGATCGCGCTGTTCGGCTATGCGCACGTGCCCTGGTTCAAGAAGCACCAGACGATGATCGACGAAACAGTGCTTCCGGATGGCGCGGCGCGGCTGGAGCAGTCGCTGGCCGCCGCGCGGCTGGTGATGGAGGCCGGCTACGCGGCGATCGGCATCGACCATTTCGCGCTGCCGTCCGACAGCCTGACGCGGGCGGCGGACGCCGGCCGGCTGCACCGCAACTTCCAGGGCTATACGGACGATCCCTGCGAGACGCTGATCGGGCTCGGACCCTCCTCGATCAGCCGCTACCGCCAGGGCTATGCGCAGAACATCGCCTCCACCATGGACTACCAGCGCCGGGTCGACACCGGCCACATGGCGATCGCCCGCGGCGTCGAGCTGTCGGAGGACGACAGGGTGCGCTCCTGGGTGATCGAGCGGCTGATGTGCGATTTCGGCTTCTCGCCGGAAGAGGCGCTGGCGCGCTTCGGCCGGGCCTGCGCGCCGGTGCTGTCGGAAGCGGCGGTCATAGCGCAGACCGACCGCGACGCGCTGCGCGAGAAGGGCGGCAGCTACGTCGTCCCCGCCGGTGCGCGGCCCTATGTGCGCACGATCGCCGCGCGCTTCGACGCCTATCTCGCGCGCGGCACGGCGCGGCATTCGCTGGCGGTTTAGCTGGACGCGTTGCGAACAAGCCATGAACGATGCTTCATGGCGGCATGAACCTTGCCGTCCGTGATTCGACCGCCGCCGCTCCGGCGAAGGACTATCTGTCCCGCCTCAACGACGGGCAGCGCCTGGCGGTGGAACATGGCGACGGCGGCGTGGCGTCGCCCCTGCTGATCATCGCGGGCGCCGGATCGGGCAAGACCAACACGCTGGCGCACCGCGTTGCGCACCTGATCGTCAAGGGCGCCGACCCGCGCCGCATCCTGCTGATGACCTTCTCGCGCCGGGCGGCAGGCGAGATGAGCAAGCGTGTGGAGCGGATCGCCGCGGAGGTGATGGGCGACCGGGCGAAGGCGCTGACCGAGGGGCTGACCTGGGCCGGCACGTTCCATTCCGTCGGCGCGCGGCTGTTGCGCGACTATGCGCTGGAGATCGGGCTCGACGCGGCCTTTACCATCCACGACCGCGAGGATTCGGCCGACCTGATGAACCTGGTGCGGCATGATCTCGGCCTGTCGAAGACCGAGAGCCGGTTTCCGGCCAAGGGCACATGCCTGTCGATCTATTCCCGCACGGTCAACGGCCAGGCCGAGTTGGAGCCGGTGCTGGGGAAATACTTCCCGTGGTGCGCCGGCTGGGCGGTGGAGCTGAAGCAGCTGTTTGCGGCCTATGTCGACGCCAAGCAGGCGCAGAACGTGCTCGACTATGACGACCTGTTGCTCTGGTGGGCGCAGATGTGCGCCGAGCCGGCGATCGCCGAGCATCTGGGCTCCCGCTTCGACCACGTGCTGGTGGACGAATACCAGGACACCAACCGGCTGCAGGCGGCGATCCTGACCGCGATGAAGCCGGACGGGCGCGGGCTGACGGTGGTGGGCGACGACGCGCAGTCGATCTATTCCTTCCGCGCGGCGGAGGTACGCAACATCCTCGACTTCCCGAACCTGTTTCCCGAGCCGGCGGGCGTCGTCACGCTCGACCGCAACTACCGCTCCACCGACGCGATCCTGTCGGCCGCCAATGCGGTGATCGGCGAGGCGCCGGAGCGGTTCGCCAAGACGCTGTGGACGGACCGCCGCTCGGCCGAGAAGCCGGCGATCGTCACCGTGCGCGACGAGGCGGGGCAGGCGACTTTCGTCTGCGACAAGATTTTGGAAGCGCGGGAGGAAGGCATCGCCCTCAAGAGCCAGGCGGTGCTGTTCCGCGCCGCGCACCATTCCGGCCCGCTCGAGGTGGAGCTGACGCGGCGCAACATCCCGTTCGTGAAGTTCG
The Mesorhizobium australicum genome window above contains:
- the map gene encoding type I methionyl aminopeptidase, translated to MTKQPRELALLAESGRLLASVFELLDRTPLAGLSTLDVNDMVEHFIVHDLQARPASKGQYGYGFVLNSSLNEVVCHGVPSKTDVLRDGDIVNFDITLEKNGYIADSSKTYLVGEVNPAARKLVQTTYEAMWLGIRAVRPGARLGDIGWAIERHAKKNGYSVVHEYCGHGIGRQMHEEPQVVHFGRPGTGLTLREGMVFTIEPMLNRGRRSVRTEADGWTVVTRDGTLSAQFEHTVAVTASGVSVLTLRAGEPGAAMRSAA
- a CDS encoding ParD-like family protein encodes the protein MGIVNIDDDLHDQLRRASKVSCRSINAQAVYWIRIGMLCETNPTLSFGEIIARELSSAGVSAQSLAVGEA
- a CDS encoding Crp/Fnr family transcriptional regulator, yielding MGTQNLRKDVHTDGTPVLCLSCEARHRGICGALTPEQLTALSKTSWKHKAAEGQELVADAERIESYSNILSGVVKLTKTLADGRQQIVGLQFAPDFLGRPFKAESRITAEAATPVQLCSFPRSTIDRMIRESPGLEHKLLEQTLKELDEARDWMVTLGRKTAAEKVASYLLMIARHIDPSAEPDEASATFDLPMTRADIADFLGLTIETVSRQITKLRTDGVIVIENNRHVVVPDLERLEIRAGS
- the hemN gene encoding oxygen-independent coproporphyrinogen III oxidase; amino-acid sequence: MTFAQTSRLAETAPRYTSYPTAPHFHPGIDEEAVTRWIDAIPDGDAVSLYLHIPFCDRLCWFCACHTKQTLRYEPVSRFLRSLHAEIETVAAGIGTRTRIAAIHFGGGSPTMLAPADFRELMARIRAGFNGADTAELSVEIDPNDMTDEKLDVMAGAGLTRASLGVQDFDPRVQRAINREQSFELTRAVVEGLRNRGVGSLNLDLIYGLPHQTVDSVMATVGQALTLRPDRIALFGYAHVPWFKKHQTMIDETVLPDGAARLEQSLAAARLVMEAGYAAIGIDHFALPSDSLTRAADAGRLHRNFQGYTDDPCETLIGLGPSSISRYRQGYAQNIASTMDYQRRVDTGHMAIARGVELSEDDRVRSWVIERLMCDFGFSPEEALARFGRACAPVLSEAAVIAQTDRDALREKGGSYVVPAGARPYVRTIAARFDAYLARGTARHSLAV
- a CDS encoding ATP-dependent helicase, which encodes MNLAVRDSTAAAPAKDYLSRLNDGQRLAVEHGDGGVASPLLIIAGAGSGKTNTLAHRVAHLIVKGADPRRILLMTFSRRAAGEMSKRVERIAAEVMGDRAKALTEGLTWAGTFHSVGARLLRDYALEIGLDAAFTIHDREDSADLMNLVRHDLGLSKTESRFPAKGTCLSIYSRTVNGQAELEPVLGKYFPWCAGWAVELKQLFAAYVDAKQAQNVLDYDDLLLWWAQMCAEPAIAEHLGSRFDHVLVDEYQDTNRLQAAILTAMKPDGRGLTVVGDDAQSIYSFRAAEVRNILDFPNLFPEPAGVVTLDRNYRSTDAILSAANAVIGEAPERFAKTLWTDRRSAEKPAIVTVRDEAGQATFVCDKILEAREEGIALKSQAVLFRAAHHSGPLEVELTRRNIPFVKFGGLKFLDSAHVKDMLAVLRFAENPRDRVAGFRVLQLMPGIGPSAAANAMEAMERALDPALGLQFFRPPARAETDWPDFAALFSGLRQKPAWPADLERARLWYEPHLERTHEDAAVRRADLLQLEQIAAGYPSRERFLTDLTLDPPDAVSDEAGPPHLDDDYLILSTIHSAKGQEWTKVFVLNAVDGCIPIDLAVGEKEEIEEERRLLYVAMTRAKDSLSLVAPQRFFVHGQAARGDRHVYAARTRFIPDHILGQFTRSAWPPPSAAQGRGPQPDVRVDLKAKMRGIWR